One Prevotella intermedia ATCC 25611 = DSM 20706 DNA window includes the following coding sequences:
- a CDS encoding DUF2147 domain-containing protein — translation MNKLILTMCLLFATIGNAMGQTGEADRLLGTYMTEGNKGKVTIEKSGDVYFGKLVWSITKGAVDKNNPVKSERTKKLVGKTILTGFKYAGKNVWEDGKIYDPENGKTYSCKITMKTNGDITVRGFIGISLLGRNTTWKRVK, via the coding sequence ATGAATAAATTAATTTTAACGATGTGTTTGCTCTTTGCTACTATTGGGAATGCAATGGGACAAACTGGGGAGGCTGACAGATTGCTGGGCACCTATATGACTGAAGGTAACAAAGGTAAAGTAACGATTGAGAAATCGGGAGACGTTTACTTTGGCAAATTAGTATGGAGCATTACGAAAGGTGCAGTAGACAAAAACAACCCTGTAAAGTCTGAACGCACGAAAAAGTTGGTTGGCAAAACCATTCTTACAGGCTTCAAGTATGCTGGCAAGAACGTGTGGGAAGATGGTAAAATCTACGACCCCGAAAATGGTAAAACCTACAGCTGCAAGATTACTATGAAGACCAATGGCGACATTACAGTGCGTGGTTTCATCGGCATCTCGCTATTAGGTCGCAACACAACTTGGAAACGTGTAAAGTAG
- a CDS encoding mannose-1-phosphate guanylyltransferase, which produces MEITDNNSYCVILAGGKGKRLWPVSREKYPKQFIDFFSEGRTQLQQTFDRFLDIVPKDNIFIVTSQLYYGIVRKQLPEVAENNIISEPTYRNTAPSVAWAARRISKINSHANVIISPSDQSIMKPEIFKKNIQEGLNFAATHDCLLALGVQPTRAETAYGYIQKGSASTMGDIYKVKAFTEKPDAEFAQMFVDSNEWLWNTGMYLGNVKFLKESLQQSLSIAQIDFDATPQEFDTENEEEFAQHLFPAFPNMSIDYGVLEKSPNVHVLKCDFGWVDLGTWRGMYDSKSRGKNDNVVASGEVLFDDSSNNIVRLSNDKFAILNGLDGFIVAEKDNVLLVCKKENSSALIRKYVNEAQLKKGEEFI; this is translated from the coding sequence ATGGAAATTACGGATAATAATAGTTACTGTGTTATTTTGGCTGGCGGGAAAGGAAAAAGATTGTGGCCAGTGAGTAGGGAAAAGTATCCTAAGCAGTTTATCGATTTCTTCAGCGAAGGACGAACACAGCTGCAACAGACTTTCGACCGCTTTCTTGACATAGTCCCGAAGGATAATATTTTCATTGTAACAAGCCAACTGTACTACGGCATCGTGCGTAAACAGCTCCCCGAAGTAGCTGAAAACAATATTATTTCCGAGCCTACTTACCGAAATACTGCTCCAAGCGTAGCATGGGCTGCCCGCCGTATTTCCAAGATAAACAGCCATGCAAACGTTATTATTTCGCCTTCCGACCAAAGTATTATGAAGCCCGAAATATTTAAAAAGAATATTCAGGAAGGATTGAACTTTGCTGCCACGCACGACTGTTTGCTGGCTTTGGGCGTCCAGCCCACACGTGCCGAGACCGCATACGGCTACATACAAAAAGGCAGCGCAAGCACAATGGGCGATATATATAAGGTGAAAGCCTTTACCGAAAAGCCCGATGCAGAGTTTGCCCAGATGTTTGTAGACAGCAACGAATGGTTGTGGAACACGGGTATGTACTTAGGCAATGTGAAGTTCCTGAAAGAAAGTCTGCAACAAAGCCTTTCGATTGCACAAATAGATTTCGATGCGACACCACAAGAATTTGACACGGAAAACGAAGAAGAGTTCGCACAGCACCTCTTCCCTGCCTTCCCTAATATGTCAATAGACTATGGTGTGCTTGAAAAATCGCCCAATGTGCACGTTCTGAAATGCGATTTCGGGTGGGTAGACCTTGGCACATGGCGCGGTATGTATGATTCGAAAAGTCGTGGAAAGAACGATAATGTGGTTGCCAGTGGCGAAGTATTGTTCGATGACTCGAGCAATAACATCGTCAGACTATCCAACGACAAGTTTGCCATTCTAAACGGACTCGATGGCTTTATTGTTGCTGAGAAAGACAATGTGCTGCTTGTCTGCAAGAAAGAAAACTCTTCGGCATTGATACGAAAATACGTAAACGAGGCACAACTAAAAAAGGGCGAAGAGTTTATTTAG
- a CDS encoding HIT family protein — protein sequence MTIFSKIAAGEIPSYKCAENDKFYAFLDINPVGKAHTLVIPRKEIDYIFDMDDDDLAAFQLFAKKVARAIKTAFPCKKVAQIVLGLEVDHAHIHLLPINKEGDVDFHKHIELTAEEQTEIAARIFDAFQKLD from the coding sequence ATGACTATATTTTCGAAGATTGCAGCTGGAGAAATACCAAGCTATAAGTGCGCAGAGAACGACAAGTTCTATGCTTTCCTCGACATTAACCCTGTCGGAAAAGCGCATACGTTAGTAATTCCTCGTAAGGAAATTGACTACATTTTCGATATGGACGACGACGATTTGGCAGCGTTCCAGCTCTTTGCAAAGAAGGTTGCCCGTGCCATAAAGACTGCTTTTCCTTGCAAGAAAGTAGCGCAGATTGTGTTGGGACTCGAAGTAGACCACGCACATATCCACCTGTTGCCTATCAATAAGGAAGGCGATGTAGACTTCCATAAGCACATCGAACTGACGGCGGAAGAGCAAACGGAGATTGCAGCACGCATTTTCGATGCTTTCCAAAAGTTGGATTAA
- the greA gene encoding transcription elongation factor GreA, whose product MSYMSQDGYDKLVAELQRLEAVERPKASAAIAEAADKGDLSENSEYDAAKEAQAHLEAKITEMKMTIAQAKIVDTSRLSNEAVQIMSTVQMTNLGNNSKMEYTIVSESEANLKQGKISIKTPIAQGLLNKKVGDEVEIEIPRGKIKLRVDKISINL is encoded by the coding sequence ATGTCTTACATGTCACAAGATGGCTACGACAAGCTCGTGGCTGAACTGCAACGTTTAGAAGCAGTAGAACGTCCGAAAGCATCGGCAGCAATAGCAGAAGCAGCCGACAAGGGCGATTTAAGCGAAAATTCGGAATACGATGCAGCAAAGGAAGCACAAGCACATCTCGAAGCAAAAATAACCGAGATGAAGATGACCATAGCACAAGCAAAAATTGTGGATACATCGCGTTTGAGCAACGAAGCTGTACAGATTATGTCTACCGTTCAGATGACGAATCTGGGCAATAACTCTAAAATGGAGTACACCATTGTCAGTGAATCGGAAGCAAACCTGAAGCAGGGAAAGATTTCTATCAAGACTCCTATCGCACAGGGACTGCTCAACAAGAAGGTGGGCGACGAGGTGGAAATAGAAATACCACGTGGTAAAATAAAGTTGAGGGTAGATAAGATTTCTATCAATCTTTAA
- the secDF gene encoding protein translocase subunit SecDF, which translates to MQNKGLVICVAVLLTLASIFYLSFSVATSYYDGQAAKIKDPIAQQDYKDSVKYLGIYSYQKCLETQIGLGLDLKGGMNVILEISVPDVVDVLADHKTDAAYLKAMKEAKEQEMTSQSDFITLFIDAFHKNAPGRKLAEIFATQQLKGKVSTQSSDKDVEKALREEVTASIDNSYNVVRNRIDQFGVVQPNIQKLEGQEGRLMVEMPGIREPERMRKLLQGSANLEFWETYNNQEIAPYLTQLDQRLANGETKVEANDSTANDSTKSQLAQNKPAAKLSLKGNKLGANTGKDAQMAAAKKANPLLSMLQLIPGDALSVVGYASVRDTAAINKIIYSQLAQQVLPTDLRLRWSAKPADHLQQKNIFELHALKVTTSDGRAPLEGDVITDAKDQFDQYGRPEVSMTMNSDGARLWAAITKANLGKAVAIVLDGLVYTAPRINTEITGGSSSISGSFTIEDTKDLANTLKSGRMPAPARIVQEEVVGPTLGAQSIQQGLWSFAIAFVLLMIYMVVMYDLIPGMLANCALLANLFFTLGILASFQSALTMPGIAGIVLTLGTAVDANVLIYERIKEEMRAGKGIKDALRAGYSNAFSAIFDSNFTSLITGIILLVTGTGPIRGFATTWIIGIVCSFFTAVFLTRLIYENRLKKDKWLNQKFCTSISKNLMQNTSIKFMSLYKTTFTLSAIVAVLFLVSIFFVRGLSKSIDFTGGRNYVITLNKKVHVEDVRKILGNAFVNTIGENAGKQATTTVIALGTEGNTIRVSTNYNIESNDPAEDDHAETVLYNALKKGGFVSQANVDSFKNPDIREGGSIISSSKVGPSVAKDITHGAIRSVALALIFIFVYILLRFRNLGFSVGSVVALALDTLIVIGFYSVCYGWIGFSLEIDQTFIGAILTVIGYSINDKVVVFDRIRENMRLHPKMDYQTLFNDSINQTLARTINTSFSTLIVLLSIFILGGDSIRSFAFAMILGVFFGTLSSIFIASPVAYLVLGKKLENRLKNAPVEE; encoded by the coding sequence ATGCAAAACAAAGGATTAGTAATTTGTGTTGCCGTCTTGCTGACGCTCGCAAGCATTTTCTACTTGTCTTTCTCGGTGGCAACAAGCTACTACGACGGACAAGCTGCGAAGATTAAAGACCCTATTGCACAGCAGGATTATAAAGATTCTGTGAAGTACTTGGGCATTTACTCTTATCAAAAGTGTTTAGAGACACAGATTGGTTTGGGTCTTGACCTTAAAGGTGGTATGAACGTTATCCTCGAAATTTCAGTTCCTGATGTCGTAGATGTACTCGCCGACCACAAAACCGATGCTGCTTACCTCAAGGCAATGAAAGAGGCAAAGGAGCAAGAAATGACAAGTCAGAGCGATTTCATCACTCTTTTCATCGACGCTTTCCACAAGAATGCACCGGGAAGAAAGCTGGCTGAAATCTTTGCAACACAGCAATTGAAGGGAAAAGTTAGTACACAGAGTTCAGACAAAGATGTTGAAAAGGCTCTTCGCGAGGAAGTTACAGCATCTATCGACAACTCTTACAACGTAGTGCGCAACCGTATCGACCAGTTTGGTGTTGTTCAACCGAACATTCAAAAGCTGGAAGGACAGGAAGGACGCCTTATGGTGGAAATGCCAGGTATCCGCGAGCCAGAGCGTATGCGTAAGTTGTTGCAAGGTTCGGCTAACCTTGAATTCTGGGAAACATACAACAATCAAGAGATTGCACCTTATCTGACACAGCTCGACCAGCGTTTGGCTAACGGCGAAACAAAGGTAGAGGCGAACGATTCTACGGCGAATGATTCTACCAAGAGTCAGTTGGCGCAAAACAAGCCTGCAGCTAAACTTTCGTTGAAGGGCAACAAGCTTGGTGCAAACACAGGTAAAGATGCACAGATGGCTGCTGCAAAGAAAGCTAATCCATTACTTTCTATGTTGCAGTTGATACCAGGCGATGCTTTAAGTGTTGTTGGTTATGCAAGTGTTCGCGATACTGCTGCTATCAATAAAATTATTTACAGCCAGTTGGCACAACAAGTTTTACCAACTGATTTGCGTTTACGCTGGAGTGCAAAACCTGCTGACCACTTACAGCAAAAGAATATCTTTGAACTCCATGCCTTGAAGGTTACAACATCTGACGGCCGTGCTCCATTGGAAGGCGACGTGATAACAGATGCTAAAGACCAATTCGACCAGTACGGACGCCCAGAGGTTAGCATGACAATGAACTCTGACGGTGCTCGTTTGTGGGCTGCCATTACAAAGGCTAACCTTGGCAAGGCTGTTGCTATTGTGCTCGATGGACTTGTTTACACTGCACCACGTATTAATACAGAAATCACAGGTGGTTCGTCATCTATTTCAGGTTCGTTCACCATCGAAGATACAAAAGACTTGGCTAACACCTTGAAGTCTGGTCGTATGCCTGCTCCTGCACGCATCGTTCAGGAAGAAGTGGTTGGTCCTACACTGGGTGCACAGTCAATCCAGCAAGGTCTTTGGTCGTTTGCTATCGCATTCGTACTCTTGATGATTTACATGGTTGTGATGTACGACCTTATCCCTGGTATGTTGGCTAACTGCGCTTTGCTTGCCAACTTGTTCTTTACACTGGGTATTTTGGCTTCGTTCCAGTCGGCACTTACCATGCCGGGTATTGCGGGTATTGTGCTTACGCTCGGTACGGCGGTCGATGCAAACGTGCTTATCTACGAGCGTATCAAGGAAGAAATGCGAGCAGGAAAGGGTATTAAAGATGCTTTGAGGGCAGGTTACAGCAATGCTTTCTCTGCAATCTTCGACTCTAACTTCACTTCGCTCATTACGGGTATTATTCTTCTTGTAACCGGTACAGGTCCTATCCGTGGTTTTGCTACAACATGGATTATTGGTATTGTTTGCTCGTTCTTCACAGCTGTGTTCTTGACACGTCTGATTTACGAGAATCGTTTGAAGAAAGACAAGTGGTTGAACCAGAAATTCTGTACTTCAATCAGCAAGAATTTGATGCAAAATACAAGCATTAAGTTCATGAGTCTTTACAAGACAACGTTCACACTTTCAGCGATTGTAGCTGTACTCTTCCTCGTTAGCATCTTCTTCGTAAGAGGTTTGAGCAAGAGTATCGACTTTACAGGTGGTCGCAACTATGTCATCACCCTTAACAAGAAAGTCCATGTAGAGGACGTTCGTAAGATTTTGGGCAATGCATTTGTGAATACCATTGGCGAAAATGCAGGCAAGCAAGCTACAACAACTGTAATTGCATTGGGTACAGAAGGCAACACCATTCGTGTTTCTACCAACTATAACATCGAATCGAACGACCCAGCTGAAGACGACCACGCAGAAACAGTGCTTTACAACGCATTGAAGAAGGGAGGCTTCGTAAGTCAGGCAAATGTGGATAGCTTTAAGAATCCAGACATTCGCGAGGGTGGTTCTATCATCAGTTCTTCAAAGGTAGGTCCTTCAGTTGCTAAGGACATCACACACGGAGCTATCCGAAGCGTTGCATTGGCGTTGATATTTATCTTCGTCTACATCTTGCTGCGTTTCCGTAACCTTGGTTTCTCGGTAGGTTCAGTTGTGGCGTTGGCACTAGATACATTGATAGTTATAGGTTTCTACTCTGTCTGCTACGGTTGGATTGGCTTCTCTCTCGAAATCGACCAGACCTTTATCGGCGCTATCTTGACCGTGATTGGTTACTCTATCAACGACAAAGTGGTGGTGTTCGACCGTATCCGTGAGAACATGCGACTACACCCGAAGATGGATTACCAGACATTGTTCAACGATTCTATCAACCAGACGTTGGCACGTACAATTAATACATCGTTCTCTACGTTGATTGTGTTGCTTTCAATCTTTATCCTTGGTGGCGACAGTATCCGTAGCTTTGCATTCGCAATGATACTCGGTGTGTTCTTCGGTACATTGTCTTCAATCTTCATTGCTTCTCCAGTAGCTTACTTGGTATTGGGCAAGAAGCTTGAAAACCGCTTGAAGAATGCTCCTGTAGAAGAGTAA
- a CDS encoding endonuclease/exonuclease/phosphatase family protein → MFRKIKSTVYWIALVANIVAIVALLLVGNVDRLQPAEHPWLSNFGLGFPIVLVINLLFLVFWAVFRFKTIWLPLLGLLICYVPIRKYTPFNIKKEHPVRSIKVLSYNVFMFAIWDFDPDETNPIVDYILKSNADIVCLQETDVYGKHQDNIYKAFRKAYPYHDFVSMPAPGCQHMMLLSRYPILKKEQIKYKSAGNISFAYLINYNNQEVLVVNNHFESNHLSEADKQGYKDMVRAPFEGSTTKTGSERILDKLGRAAITRAPQVDAVAAYVKKHLDKKIPVILCGDFNDNPISYAHKTIANHLTDAYIASGNGPGVSYHKSGMYVRIDNIFCSDDFEPYEAKVDNKIPTSDHYPIYTWLKYRPKY, encoded by the coding sequence ATGTTTCGCAAGATAAAAAGCACGGTCTACTGGATAGCCTTGGTTGCCAACATCGTAGCAATAGTTGCGCTGTTGTTGGTTGGCAATGTGGACAGATTGCAGCCAGCCGAGCACCCGTGGCTGTCTAACTTCGGCTTAGGCTTCCCCATTGTGTTGGTAATCAACTTGCTTTTTCTTGTCTTTTGGGCTGTATTCCGTTTCAAAACCATTTGGTTGCCCCTGTTGGGACTGCTTATTTGCTATGTCCCCATACGTAAATACACACCTTTTAATATAAAGAAAGAACACCCTGTCAGGTCGATTAAGGTGCTTTCCTACAATGTTTTTATGTTTGCAATTTGGGATTTCGACCCCGATGAGACCAATCCTATTGTCGATTACATCTTGAAAAGCAATGCCGACATTGTCTGTTTGCAGGAAACAGATGTTTACGGAAAGCATCAAGACAACATTTACAAGGCTTTCAGGAAGGCTTATCCCTATCACGATTTCGTAAGTATGCCTGCTCCAGGCTGCCAACACATGATGCTGTTGAGCCGTTATCCGATTTTGAAGAAAGAGCAAATAAAGTACAAATCGGCAGGAAACATCAGCTTCGCCTACCTTATTAATTATAACAACCAAGAGGTATTGGTGGTGAACAACCATTTTGAAAGCAACCATTTAAGCGAAGCCGACAAGCAAGGATACAAGGATATGGTGCGCGCTCCCTTTGAAGGCAGTACCACAAAAACGGGAAGCGAGCGCATACTCGACAAGCTTGGGCGCGCTGCCATCACACGGGCACCGCAGGTAGATGCAGTTGCAGCCTATGTGAAAAAGCACTTAGACAAGAAAATACCCGTAATACTGTGTGGCGATTTCAACGACAATCCGATTAGCTACGCCCACAAAACCATTGCCAACCATTTGACCGACGCTTATATAGCAAGTGGAAACGGTCCCGGAGTATCGTACCATAAAAGCGGAATGTATGTGCGTATAGACAACATTTTCTGCTCGGACGATTTTGAACCATACGAGGCAAAAGTTGATAATAAAATACCAACTTCCGACCATTATCCTATATATACGTGGCTAAAATATCGCCCAAAATATTAA
- a CDS encoding rhomboid family intramembrane serine protease: MRNIPTVTKNLLILNVLAFVAYIIFSGMGIDLNNLLGLHFFLSDNFHLWQLVTYMFMHGGYMHILMNMFMLWMFGMVMENVWGSKKFLLYYMVTGIGAGLCQELAQYATYMAEGLNHYQYVVTEMGRIPMENYLSRWTTVGASGAVYGVLLAFGLTFPNERMFIIPIPIPLKAKWIIFGSIAIELFSAMGTSNDGVAHLAHLGGMLFGYLLIRYWRKHPYSDGDFGMDKGRRFFDNMRNNWENRTNRSAGNNQERGNDGFQWNTTHTQQTQQPESDWEYNARKKKEQEEVDRILDKIRKNGYDSLTKDEKQKLFDSSK; this comes from the coding sequence ATGCGCAATATACCAACAGTAACAAAAAATCTGCTCATTCTTAATGTTCTGGCTTTCGTTGCCTACATTATATTTAGCGGAATGGGTATCGACCTTAACAATTTATTGGGTCTTCACTTTTTCCTTTCCGACAATTTCCACCTTTGGCAGCTTGTAACTTATATGTTCATGCATGGCGGTTACATGCACATTCTAATGAATATGTTCATGCTTTGGATGTTTGGCATGGTAATGGAAAACGTGTGGGGCTCGAAGAAATTCCTATTATATTATATGGTAACAGGCATCGGTGCCGGTCTTTGTCAGGAACTGGCGCAATACGCTACCTATATGGCGGAGGGCTTGAACCACTATCAGTATGTGGTAACCGAAATGGGACGTATACCAATGGAGAACTATCTGAGTCGTTGGACAACCGTGGGTGCTTCGGGAGCAGTGTATGGTGTGCTGCTCGCATTCGGACTTACATTTCCTAACGAACGTATGTTCATTATTCCAATCCCCATTCCGCTGAAAGCAAAATGGATAATTTTTGGCTCTATTGCCATCGAACTTTTCTCGGCAATGGGAACAAGTAACGACGGTGTGGCTCATTTGGCACATCTTGGAGGTATGCTGTTTGGTTATCTGCTCATACGCTATTGGCGCAAGCACCCATATTCTGACGGCGACTTCGGTATGGATAAGGGACGTCGTTTCTTCGACAATATGCGCAATAACTGGGAGAACCGAACAAATCGTTCGGCAGGAAACAATCAGGAAAGAGGCAACGACGGCTTCCAATGGAATACCACACATACGCAGCAAACACAGCAGCCTGAAAGCGATTGGGAGTACAATGCACGAAAGAAAAAGGAACAAGAAGAGGTAGACCGCATACTCGATAAGATAAGAAAGAACGGCTATGACAGTCTGACCAAAGACGAAAAGCAAAAGCTTTTTGATAGCAGTAAGTAA
- a CDS encoding HU family DNA-binding protein, whose product MNKTELIEKIAAGAGLSKADSKKALDAMTAAIKEALVAGDKVQLVGFGTYSVTERPAHEGINPATKQKIQIAAKKVAKFKPGAELADAVNA is encoded by the coding sequence ATGAACAAAACAGAACTAATCGAGAAAATCGCAGCCGGTGCAGGTTTAAGCAAGGCTGACTCTAAGAAAGCATTAGACGCTATGACCGCAGCTATCAAAGAAGCACTCGTAGCTGGTGATAAAGTTCAGTTGGTAGGTTTCGGTACTTACTCTGTAACAGAACGCCCTGCACACGAAGGTATTAACCCTGCAACAAAGCAGAAAATACAGATTGCAGCTAAGAAAGTTGCTAAGTTCAAGCCAGGTGCTGAACTTGCTGATGCTGTAAACGCATAA
- the pdxT gene encoding pyridoxal 5'-phosphate synthase glutaminase subunit PdxT gives MKIAILALQGAFAEHAKMMQQLGHETFEVRQLADWNKPKDGLIIPGGESTVMLKLLHELNLFEPIKKDIEGGLPVYGTCAGLILLSKEVENAKSPYDRFATMNIRTCRNAYGRQMGSFAVDAPMKGIAEPVPMTFIRAPYIEKAGEGVEVLAEVDGRIVAARQGKQLVTAFHPELGTDTRVHELFAEMLK, from the coding sequence ATGAAGATTGCCATATTAGCCTTACAAGGAGCATTTGCTGAACACGCCAAAATGATGCAGCAACTGGGGCACGAAACCTTTGAAGTGCGCCAGCTTGCTGACTGGAACAAGCCTAAAGACGGACTGATTATTCCTGGCGGAGAAAGCACCGTAATGCTGAAACTCCTACACGAGTTGAACTTGTTTGAGCCTATAAAGAAAGACATCGAAGGCGGTTTGCCTGTTTATGGCACTTGTGCAGGACTTATTCTGCTATCGAAAGAGGTGGAAAATGCAAAAAGTCCGTACGACCGTTTCGCTACGATGAACATTCGTACCTGCCGCAACGCATACGGCAGACAGATGGGAAGCTTTGCTGTCGATGCGCCGATGAAAGGTATTGCCGAACCCGTTCCAATGACTTTCATACGTGCACCGTATATTGAAAAAGCAGGCGAAGGCGTAGAAGTGCTTGCCGAAGTAGACGGACGCATTGTCGCAGCCCGCCAAGGCAAACAGCTTGTTACGGCTTTCCACCCAGAGTTGGGCACCGATACTCGTGTTCACGAGCTATTTGCAGAAATGTTGAAATAA
- the pdxS gene encoding pyridoxal 5'-phosphate synthase lyase subunit PdxS: MVENRKELNRNLAQMLKGGVIMDVTTPEQARIAEAAGACAVMALERIPADIRAAGGVSRMSDPKMIRGIQEAVSIPVMAKVRIGHFVEAQILQAIEIDYIDESEVLSPADDVFHIDKDKFDVPFVCGAKDLGEALRRIAEGATMIRTKGEPGTGDIIQAVRHMRMIQTEMRRLTSLGEDELYEAAKQLRAPYELVKYVHDNGKLPVVNFAAGGVATPADAALMMQLGAEGVFVGSGIFKSGNPEKRARAIVQAVTNYKDAKMLAELSEDLGEAMVGINESEIAILMAERGK, encoded by the coding sequence ATGGTAGAAAATAGAAAAGAACTGAACCGCAACTTGGCACAGATGCTTAAAGGCGGTGTTATCATGGACGTTACAACCCCTGAACAAGCTCGCATAGCTGAGGCTGCCGGTGCTTGTGCAGTAATGGCATTGGAGCGTATTCCTGCCGATATTCGCGCTGCAGGCGGTGTGTCTCGTATGAGCGACCCTAAGATGATTCGTGGCATTCAAGAGGCTGTAAGCATTCCTGTAATGGCAAAGGTGCGTATCGGACATTTTGTTGAGGCGCAGATTCTTCAAGCTATTGAAATCGATTACATCGACGAGAGCGAGGTGCTTTCACCAGCTGACGATGTTTTCCATATCGATAAGGATAAGTTCGACGTTCCTTTCGTTTGTGGAGCAAAGGACCTTGGCGAGGCGTTGCGCCGTATTGCAGAAGGTGCAACCATGATTCGCACAAAGGGTGAACCAGGTACAGGCGACATTATTCAGGCTGTACGCCACATGCGTATGATACAAACAGAGATGCGCCGCCTTACATCGCTTGGCGAAGACGAACTCTACGAAGCAGCAAAACAGCTCCGTGCGCCTTACGAACTTGTGAAGTATGTTCACGATAACGGCAAACTCCCTGTTGTAAACTTCGCTGCGGGTGGTGTTGCTACTCCTGCTGACGCTGCGCTTATGATGCAGTTGGGTGCTGAAGGTGTATTCGTTGGTTCAGGTATCTTCAAGTCTGGCAACCCAGAAAAGCGTGCTCGCGCTATCGTTCAGGCTGTTACCAACTACAAAGATGCTAAGATGCTTGCTGAATTGAGCGAAGACCTTGGCGAAGCAATGGTAGGTATCAACGAAAGCGAGATTGCTATTTTGATGGCAGAACGTGGCAAATAA